A stretch of the Planktothricoides raciborskii GIHE-MW2 genome encodes the following:
- a CDS encoding RNA polymerase sigma factor, RpoD/SigA family has translation MSTRRSETSDSIRAYLHEIGRVPLLTHEQEIVYGKQVQQMMKLLEDQEALAKKLNRQPIEQEWADHVNLTVSELQRLLDLGQRAKRKMIESNLRLVVAIAKKYQKRNLEFLDLIQEGTLGLERGVEKFDPMRGYKFSTYAYWWIRQAITRAIAQQARTIRLPIHITEKLNKIKRVQRELSQKLGRTPTPAEIGEILDLQPAQIREYLLLSRQPVSLDLRVGDNQDTELQDLLEDVDASPENYIMQELLREDLHNLLDELTPQQKDVIMLRFGFKDGRELSLAKVGAALKLSRERVRQLEHQALAHLRRRRANVQEYFAS, from the coding sequence ATGAGTACACGACGTAGTGAAACGAGTGATAGCATTCGGGCTTATCTACATGAAATCGGTCGTGTACCCCTGCTGACTCATGAGCAAGAGATTGTGTATGGGAAGCAGGTACAGCAAATGATGAAGTTGCTAGAGGATCAAGAAGCTTTGGCGAAAAAATTAAATCGCCAGCCAATTGAGCAGGAATGGGCTGACCATGTGAATTTGACGGTTTCTGAACTTCAGAGATTGTTGGATCTGGGGCAGCGGGCGAAGCGAAAAATGATTGAATCCAATTTGCGTTTGGTGGTGGCGATCGCCAAGAAATACCAAAAGCGCAATCTGGAATTTTTGGATCTGATCCAAGAAGGCACCCTCGGCTTGGAACGGGGGGTAGAAAAATTCGATCCCATGCGGGGCTATAAGTTTTCTACTTATGCTTACTGGTGGATTCGCCAAGCAATTACCCGAGCGATCGCCCAACAAGCCCGCACGATTCGTCTACCCATTCACATCACGGAAAAACTGAATAAAATCAAACGAGTGCAGCGGGAACTCAGTCAAAAACTGGGTCGCACCCCAACACCGGCAGAAATTGGGGAAATTTTGGATCTGCAACCCGCCCAAATTCGGGAATATCTGCTGCTTTCCCGTCAGCCGGTTTCTTTGGATTTGCGAGTTGGGGACAACCAAGATACGGAATTGCAAGACCTGCTCGAAGATGTGGACGCTTCCCCAGAAAATTACATTATGCAAGAGTTGTTGCGGGAAGACTTGCATAATTTATTAGATGAATTAACCCCGCAACAAAAAGATGTGATTATGCTCCGGTTTGGCTTCAAAGATGGGCGCGAGCTTTCTTTAGCCAAAGTCGGTGCCGCCCTGAAACTCAGCCGTGAGAGAGTCCGCCAATTAGAGCATCAAGCTTTGGCGCATCTGCGGCGGCGTCGGGCGAATGTGCAAGAATATTTCGCCAGCTAA
- a CDS encoding APC family permease: MTMKDTENQHPERISLLTAICLVVANMIGTGVFTSLGFQVVDIQSGFSLLFLWFVGGVFALCGALAYGELGAAMPRSGGEYHYLSKIYHPALGFLSGWLSVTVGFAAPIAAAAIALGRYFCRIIWEPENIPSFYPQAIALFVVIVISLLNTKDLKLASSFQQIFTLLKVLLIVVFIACGLVMATPQDISFLPSAADPNLIFSAPFAISMVYVTYSYSGWNAAIYLASDIDQPAKNLPRSLLLGTVIVMVLYLLLNLVFLYSTPIDQLAGQLEIGYISGNQIFGAIGAKIMAFLISFGLISSISSMVLAGPRVTQVIGEDIPVFRILAKKNALGIPYTAILFQLAIVIFFIITATFESVITYLGFTLTLSSFLTVLGVFVHRIRYPEVARPYKTWGYPVTPIIFLLISLWIMIFLLRDKPIESVAGLYTIALGLPVYFWAVKKKLAD, from the coding sequence ATGACAATGAAGGATACAGAGAATCAGCATCCTGAACGGATCAGCTTGTTGACCGCGATCTGTCTTGTGGTCGCGAATATGATTGGCACCGGGGTGTTCACTTCTCTGGGTTTTCAGGTGGTGGATATTCAGTCCGGTTTTTCTTTGTTGTTTTTATGGTTTGTTGGGGGAGTTTTCGCCCTCTGTGGCGCCCTGGCTTACGGGGAATTGGGGGCGGCGATGCCCCGGTCTGGGGGTGAATATCACTATTTATCTAAGATATATCATCCGGCTTTAGGCTTTCTTTCGGGATGGCTTTCGGTGACGGTGGGGTTTGCGGCGCCGATCGCTGCTGCCGCGATCGCATTAGGAAGGTATTTCTGTAGAATCATTTGGGAACCAGAAAATATACCCAGTTTTTACCCACAGGCGATCGCTTTATTCGTGGTGATCGTGATTTCTCTATTGAATACCAAAGATTTGAAACTGGCCAGTTCATTTCAACAGATATTTACCCTGTTAAAAGTGCTGCTGATTGTGGTATTTATTGCCTGCGGATTGGTTATGGCTACTCCCCAAGATATTAGCTTTTTGCCCTCTGCCGCCGATCCAAATCTGATTTTTAGTGCGCCGTTTGCCATTTCAATGGTCTATGTCACTTATTCTTATTCCGGTTGGAATGCGGCGATTTATTTAGCCAGTGATATTGACCAACCGGCCAAAAATCTGCCCCGGTCTTTGCTGCTGGGAACGGTGATCGTTATGGTGTTATATTTGTTGTTAAACTTGGTTTTTCTCTACAGTACCCCCATCGATCAACTAGCCGGACAATTGGAAATTGGTTATATTTCTGGGAATCAGATTTTTGGGGCGATCGGGGCTAAAATTATGGCATTCTTAATTTCTTTTGGCCTAATTTCTTCCATTAGTTCAATGGTTTTAGCCGGCCCAAGGGTGACACAGGTGATTGGGGAAGATATCCCGGTTTTCCGAATTTTAGCCAAGAAAAATGCGCTGGGAATTCCTTATACTGCGATTTTATTCCAATTGGCGATCGTGATATTTTTCATCATCACCGCCACATTTGAATCTGTGATTACTTATCTGGGATTTACGCTGACTCTTTCTTCTTTTCTCACAGTCTTAGGGGTATTTGTCCATAGAATTCGCTACCCTGAAGTGGCGCGACCATATAAAACTTGGGGCTATCCGGTGACGCCAATAATTTTTCTCTTAATTAGTCTGTGGATTATGATATTTCTCTTAAGAGATAAACCGATTGAATCGGTGGCGGGTTTATACACGATCGCCCTGGGATTGCCGGTCTATTTCTGGGCTGTGAAGAAAAAACTTGCTGATTAA
- a CDS encoding NB-ARC domain-containing protein translates to MNFKEMLKLADDLVFAKTGQHLDDLQKAVLRGTIQGETYQEIADESHCSESHVRNVGSELWQILSEMLGEDIHKSNLRSTMERLQISIFSDNSLRDSIKICSINFGRETLPFSDIPKSENNLKNPEATSTETLHQDLSEMPDLRICYDRIDELKTLKQWVIQENCRLVTIEGMSGIGKTTLATELIREIKDEFDYVVWRSLEKCPTFAQLETSLIAFFSQRSEIQLGKKNPQPLSLIKYLQKHRCLVVFDDVQYLFSPGKSAGEYKPETQDYATFLKQIEELSHQSCFLLIGWEQPRQVPQHNSDFHPIHSLKLRGLNYNAALKIFKDRGIASSEMSRSLISLYQGNPLWLKILANLMQDLELSPRELFLENTILLTEDLADNLAPQFKRLSKMEIEVISRLAKEEKPVTLAMLLEANHISASELLNALQSLTRRCLIEKTEKSYVLPPLLRHYAIAFMATDSD, encoded by the coding sequence ATGAATTTTAAGGAAATGTTAAAACTTGCCGACGATCTGGTGTTCGCAAAAACAGGTCAGCACCTCGATGACTTGCAAAAAGCGGTACTGCGAGGGACAATCCAAGGTGAGACATATCAAGAAATCGCCGATGAGTCTCATTGTTCGGAAAGTCATGTGAGGAATGTGGGTTCTGAGTTGTGGCAAATCCTATCAGAAATGTTGGGGGAAGATATCCATAAATCAAATTTGCGATCCACAATGGAAAGGTTGCAAATTTCTATTTTTTCCGATAATTCTCTCCGAGATTCTATAAAAATTTGTAGCATAAATTTTGGTAGGGAAACTTTACCTTTCTCAGATATCCCCAAGAGCGAAAATAATCTGAAAAATCCTGAAGCCACATCAACAGAAACCCTGCATCAAGATTTGAGCGAAATGCCGGATTTGCGGATTTGTTATGACCGCATCGATGAACTAAAAACCTTGAAACAATGGGTCATTCAAGAAAATTGCCGCCTTGTCACCATCGAGGGGATGAGTGGCATTGGCAAAACGACCTTGGCAACCGAACTCATCCGCGAAATTAAAGATGAATTTGACTATGTAGTGTGGCGCAGTCTGGAAAAATGCCCCACTTTTGCCCAACTGGAAACCAGTCTAATTGCTTTTTTTTCCCAGCGGTCAGAAATCCAATTAGGTAAAAAGAACCCTCAGCCTTTATCTCTGATTAAATATCTACAAAAGCATCGTTGTTTAGTCGTATTCGATGATGTTCAATACCTATTTAGTCCGGGAAAATCGGCGGGAGAATATAAACCCGAAACCCAGGATTATGCCACTTTTTTGAAACAAATTGAGGAATTATCCCATCAAAGTTGCTTCTTACTAATTGGGTGGGAACAACCGAGACAAGTTCCCCAGCACAACAGCGATTTTCATCCCATTCACAGCCTCAAACTTCGGGGCTTAAACTACAACGCAGCGCTAAAAATATTTAAGGATCGAGGGATTGCTAGTTCAGAGATGAGTCGATCGCTGATTTCCCTGTACCAAGGCAATCCTTTATGGTTAAAAATATTGGCCAATTTGATGCAAGACTTGGAACTCAGCCCTAGGGAGTTATTTTTGGAGAATACTATTTTATTAACGGAAGATTTAGCCGATAATTTAGCGCCACAATTTAAGCGGTTATCGAAAATGGAAATAGAGGTAATTTCCCGGTTAGCTAAGGAAGAAAAACCAGTCACTTTGGCTATGTTGCTAGAAGCTAATCATATTTCGGCGTCAGAGTTACTCAATGCCCTGCAATCTTTAACCAGGCGTTGTTTAATTGAAAAAACCGAAAAATCTTATGTGCTACCTCCTCTATTGCGGCATTATGCGATCGCATTTATGGCCACTGACAGTGATTAA